The window CAGAAAGACAAGTCCGACCGCTTAACACAAGCGGGCCTGTTGGAGCCATTACCTGTCCCAAAGAGGCCTTGGGAAAGTGTCTCATTGGATTTCATCACCGGTTTGCCCAAGGTTGGAGACCACACGACTATCTTGGTCGTGGTTGATCGGTTCTCTAAGTATGCCACTTTTATTGCAGCACCCAAGTATATATCAGCAGAGGAAACAACTCGACTCTTCTTCACCCATGTTGTCAAATATTGGGGTCTGCCCAAGGATATTGTTAGTGATCGCGACTCTCGCTTCACCAGCAACTTTTGGACCCAGCTCTTCAAGTGCTTAGGGTCTAAACTGAGTCACAGCTCGAGTTTTCACCCGCAATCCGATGGTCAGACGGAGCGGTTCAATGGCATGTTGGAGGAATATCTGCGGCACTTTGTTATCGGCTCGCAGAAGAATTGGGTGAAGCTATTGGATGCGGCCCAACTGTGTTTCAATTCACAAAAGAGCTCCAGCACAAACAAGAGTGCTTTCGAAATTGTTACCGGGCAGCAACTGCTACTCCCACACACTGTGAATGCCCCAAATATGGCCAAATCTCCACGAGCAGCTAGCTTCTCAAAAGAATGGAAGCAGAACTTAGAGATAGTGCAGAGCTATCTAGTCAAGGCACAAAAGCGGATGAAGAGACATGCCGATCAGAACCGTCGCTTTGTGGAATATCAGGTTGGAGACAAGGTGATGGTGAAGATCCCAAAGAGATACCTATTTGCAGGGGTCCATGACCCTCGCCTATTACAAAAATACATTGGACCTCTGTCCATTAAGAGGCTCATCGGGAAGGTAGTATACCGGGTGGCTACCCCAGTATGGTGGAAGATTCATCCTGTGTTCCATGTCAGTCTTTTGAAGCCTTTTCGAGAAGACACAGACGATCCCTCACGCAGCCAGCTCACAATACCCAGTATTCGAGGCCCACAAGCAACGGGGAAAAGGGTGGTAGAAGCCATCCTCAACGATCGAGTCATACatgcctcaagaaaagatcaccagGAGTTCCTGGTGAAATAGCTGGGATGTGATGCAGAAGAAAATACATGGGAGAGGGGCACCAACCTCAAAGCCTACAAGCACCTGATCGATGACTGTCTTGCAAGCAAGGCGCCGGGGACGTTGCCAACTCAGGTGGGGGAGAAtgtcatgggcggctttccagccatgccccatgaccccttgggcgcgccccatggcgccatggcaagcctctcagcgccTAGCGCCATGGACGACCCCGTGGTCTCGGACGCCCCAAGTGACAGGGTTGCTTCTGCCTATGTCACCCCATCTATGCCCCTCGCGCGCGCTCCTGCGCTGGCCGCGCCCCAACGCGTGCCCAGCGCCCAGTGTCAATGCAGCCCTGCTACAGTGCCAGCGCTCAGCGCCCAGTGCCCGCGCGCACAGTGCCCTGCGCGCATGATAGTGCCCCGACTGagggtgcacatggacctgctctagttaggtctcctttttgttgtaattatagagtagtttactttatgtattttgATTGTGTTTCTCTAGCAAGTCTATGTCTAATTCTatgacttgggtttttatttttaaagcattattaggggggatcaagcaatcaaaactttcaagcaagcaatcaattctctgtactggtgtctctccccctcgacaccgCTTGCTTTCTTTGTAATAACTTTCATTAATGCAAACAAGCTTTCTTTCTAAATCTCAATTCACTTTTCTGTTCCCGCAATTGTtcttgacattggttttcccgcacggcactgacagtctcgtctagcgtgcggagggaaccccggttggcggacagtaaccttggaatcatcggttgcttagccttacgtcgcccttccaagaagtctcaggaaggcgccgcgtaacagtCTGCATGCATTCCCGGGTTTGTATTTAGATGTTGGTAGGTATGAGGTTTTGTACATTGCATCTTAGTTGGGGTTATAACCCAAATATATTTTGCCCACTTTTGTATTTGCTTAAACAAGTAGCGTAGAGAGACTTCTGTAAGGCGGAGAACTATATAAAAATACcatgaaattattattattattattattttgggtCTTTGGTGATACTGGAGTGAGGATTAAGCCAACCCACCAACAAAAGCGCTGTACAGGGGTAGGTACCATTAAAGGTAGCTTTGGCTTatatgaatttaaatttttattaaatatgtacatatacattTCGAACCCAGTAACTGAAAGAATCAGTGAATTAATCCACATATCGAACCATAAAGTTTAAATCCTCAATCCACCTCTGGCGTTATGGCCGCCAAAAACAGTCCTAGTATGTTCATAGCAGAGCCTTTTCCACTACCTCAGAAATTTCCTCCTGCAAGTTTACAAACATTGAAAGAAAAGGGAATCGAGGAACTTATGACTCCTTGCTTGTATTCCAGATTAATGGAAAAGATGATCAAATTGGTGTCATAATTTTAAGACTACCTAAGAGATTTCTATTTTCATGAACAGATATCTAGTAATTTTGAACACCGTTCTGCTGTCTGCTACCAAAGTGAGAGTATGGACTAAAAAAGAAATGACCACGACAAAGCAAGAAAAGAGAAATTTTCTCTAATTTTGTGTTTTTCTCTGTTTATCACATGACATCATCAATAGTCTCCGTTTGTAATCCCCAATTACGCCTCATTGTCAAATAAATTGAGCTTGCTTATATAGTCAGTCTCAAACTCGAATAAAGTATAAGAGTTGCAGTAGGCCACAGCTAGCTTAAAACTTGCTAAGTTATGATGAAATCTGCCCCTGACCCAACCACCACCCTctcgacaaaaaaaaaaaaaaaaaaagacaaaaagacaaaaaaaaacaaaaaaaaaaacaaaaggaatCCCCTCTCTTACAATTAACATGCTACACCCAACCCATCAAAACGAAAAAAGACACTCAATTAGATCAAGAACTGGTTTCTTCACATATCTATAACTGAAGATATTAGGAAAAGAGTCAAAGGGAACACATTTTGGCGTTTTCATTATGGTCTTACACAACGTCAATTACTTACGTAAGTTCTTATCGCCAGAAAAGTTAAGTGGTCAGCAGGTCAAGTTTTTACAATTACTTATTTGCTTGTTATTGATAAGTGAAGAAGCAAATCTTAAAAAGATGAACAGAATAAACTCCCACTTTAAGGATTGGTCATGGAAGCAACACAAAAAAATTACAACTAGGAAATGACTTTTGGCCAAGTGTGTCTTGTATCAAATTGGACAAATTTCAGACTGACACATCAATTTTCAGCTGTCTTCACTTTCTCGATCATATCAGCAGCATCTTGGACAGTGGCAATGTTCTGAGCTCCCTCTTCTCCAATTGATACTCCAAACTTCTCTTCTAAAGCCATCATTATTTCCACCTATTCAATTGTACAGTAATTTTACAATAAGACATTATAAGTTTTAGTAAAATGATTTAACTAACATACAATTTTAACCTATTataacacataacctgccttatTTTTCATGTTATTAATCTCACTTTTGTATGAGCATTACCTCGAATAGTTAACCTCATTTGATGGCGTAAAATTATATTTACACCTATCATAGTATGCAATCTAAGTAAAAACGTATTACTATATACTTGCAGAACATACAGTGTCAAGGGAATCAGCACCCAAATCAGCAAACTTAGTCTGAGGTGTCACTGTGCTCTCATCAATAGATAGCTGCTTGGCAATTGTGCTTTGGACAACTTCCAAAGTTTCAGGTTGAGCCTGCAGAAATGACGCATGcaaaataaccaaaaaaaaaatagtgttagACAGAAGCGCGAGAAATTAGTTTAGTAGGAAATTAAATTCAAATGTCTTACAATTGAGCATGAGATCTGATTCTTGAAGCCATGGGAAAATTCTGGTGTTTTTGTTGTTCCTCTGGAAATTTGAATGCTTGGCACAAGTCTAAGCCCACTTACCTTTGAACCAAACTGCAAGGTAAAAAAGAAATAATAAAAGAACTGGCAACTCTTGGGATAAAGTAAAACTATAAAACcaatactctctccgtttcaaatTATGTGCCTCACTTTCTTTATTTACAAAAAAAGTGTTACAGTTCTATGTTTAGTATTCCCTCTTAGTATGTTTAATTCCaacagtcatatatatatatatatatatgacatcttaTTTAAagccacaagattcaaaaagtATTTCTGATATATTATGGCACACCTCGTTTAAAACTGGatgaaaaataaacaaagaaaacAAATTAGGTGAACTTACATTTTTGATTTGCCTAATGTGGCAGTGGGTTTTAGTAGAACTGCACATAAGTGTGGCTGAAGGAGGTACTGATGTCGAAACAAAGGAAGCCAtgtgaaagatattgtgttaaaGGAAAAATACTAAACAAGAAATTGCTCTGATATATAGATACTGAAGGTGCCTGTAAATTtgcctacatatatatatattgcatataTACCTGTTTGTTGGTGGCATTGGCACTACTTCAAATGAATGGCGATCTTCACTAAGCCTTTCGAATGTTGGCCAATTAAAGTGGCGGTCCATACTATGCTTCTTGTTTTTGAGTGCTCGTAATCTCAAAAATCCAAAACTAGATTTTCCAACTTATGTGCTTGTAAATTTACAAACGCCAAACTGCTTCTAGCTCTTATGTTGGGGCCTTGGCATGGTAAAATTTTGCACAAGTCGTGTCAATCTATTAAGCAATTATCATCATTTGGCTTCTAAATAGTTTGTGTTTGGTACTTTGGTTTTAAGAAATTTACTTCATGTCCTAAtttaatatatttatatttaagcAGTCGGCAAACGGCTTTTCGTTTGAATttaatatttttgagaaaaaaaatcattatatatatttctttttcTGAAGGTGTTAGTTAACGCACCCCTTTCTTGAAGGATTTATGTCTTCGATCGCCATTGCTTGGCACTGTGCTTCAAATGACTGGTGCTTGCACTACGTGAATACACAAATGAGATCAATTAATACCTAGCTTTATTTGGTAACTTAAAGCTTTTTTCACATCTAAAAGAATTCTAATTTTAGCATGTAGAGAAGTAACCAATCAGGATTAATGGGAGAAGTATCCTTGTTTGTTTTTTGGAGAAAATTCCCTGTTTAGAAAACCGTGTACATGTAACTTTTGATTAAAGTATAGGTTTGTAAGAGACAAGCTACAATATGCTTGATTACATAACACCGAACAAGACATAGTATTGTTGGAAAGCAAAGAATAAAGACACAAGAATGTAAAAATTTTCGGATGATTTCATTCATTCACTGTGCACTTATTTATACAAAACTatgtaaagaaaaaaataataaatatttacACTTGGTATTTTCCTATTGGTTCTTATTGTAACTAACTATAACAGCTATGGAATATTTTAATTTATCTATGTACAACTGTATGAAAATTTAATCTAAAGGCTGAAAATCATCCAACACATTTTGTGTTAGATGCTTCTTGATTTAGCTTGGACTTTGATGAACATAAGGCATTTTGAGCCCAAAATCTTTGAGTTCGAAATTCTCAGTTGGCCCATTAATATTTTGCTCCACTTCACATGTCTGAGTTGGCCCATTATTCTTTTTCACTTCACACACACTCGAACACTTTCTCAAACTCACAATCTCGTTCAAGCTTAGGGATTTCCCTCTCTTCTTCACATATGTATTCGATTCACCTGAAATGAAAGTAGAAACCTTGCAATTTTCAACACCCCCGTCAAGTTGGAAGGGAGGGAACTGAGACCCAACTTGCCGAGCAAGGTTTGATGAGAAACACTGGAAAGAGGCTTAGTGAAGAGATCGGCGAGTTGAGAGGAAGCTGGTACAAAAGGGAGTGAAATCAAACCGGCAAGCTACTGCTGTCTAACGAAGTGACAATCCAACTCTATGTGTTTGGTTTGTTCGTGGAAAATCGGGTTGCGAGCAATCTGGATTGCTGCTTGGCTGTCGGAGTACCGGAATCGAAATTGTAGGAGGACAACCAAGATAAGCCAGGTAAGTTCTGCTACAGCCCTCCTCATAGACCGATACTCAACTTCTATTGAGGAAAGTGAAATAGAAGCCTGTTTCTTTGATTTCATGAAAGAGGGGAACCCTCAAAAGTGATGTTCAAACCGCTGATAGAACGCCTAGAATCAAGGCAACACCCCAATCAACATCACAAAATGCTGTAATAGTGAAAGTAGGGTTAGCAGATAGAAATAAGCCTTGACCTGGATCATTTCTTAAGTATCGAAGCACCCTCAGAGCAGCAATGAAATGAGGCATGCGAGGGTGTTGCATGTATTGACTTAGGTGTTGTACTACATAAGACAAATCAGGTCAAGTATGAGTGAGATAGTTAAGTTTCCCAATTAATCTTCTGTAAGCAGTAGAATCATTAATTAACTCTCTAGAATCAGCATAATGTCTTTGATTAGGATCTTAGGGAGAAGAACCCAAAGGTAGGTGAGAAACATCAGACTCGGAAAGCAACTCCATGGTAAATTTTCTTTGTGTAAGAATAAGACCATGATCTTCCCTAATCATCTCAATGCCAATAAAGTAGTGCAAATCCCCAAGATCTTTAATTTTGAATTCTGCATCCAGAAACTGTTTCAATTGTTGTATTTCTGATGCATCATTCCCtgttagaataatatcatccacataaacTACCACAATGACAATGAGATCACCTAATTTCTTGATAAACAACGAATAATCATTCAAAGATGCAGCAGAACCTTTAAAAACCAAAGTTGTTATAAGCCTGGCATACCATTGCCTTGAGGCTTGCCTCAATCCATACAAAGACTTTATTAACCTGTAAACACGATTACAACTAGGTGCATTCATGCCTGCTGGAAATTTCATATAGACCACTTCATTGAGATCTCCATGTAAAAAAGCATTATTTACATCAAACTGAAAAAATCCCATTTTTTCTTGATTGTAATAGCTCGAATAAACCTGATAGTTGTCATCTTAACCACCGGAGAGAAGATTTCTATGAAATATATCCCTTCTCATTGAATATCACCcctgatatgctcaaattacactaGTTAATAGCATAAAGCGGACactgtcaaatatagtaacccaactaggttggggtgaaaagtttactaaacgagtattatactaatcttacgGTCctagtgtattccagaaaaaggtTTTTATAAGAGTTTTcatttgtggactaatttagagTGACTAGTAATTGAGTTGTAAaaatatgggtaaaaagaaccaaggttatgtccccgttagataaagtgtatgatcatgggtcttgatcttgatatacttctaatggatcgttatatgaatgcacttaacctctatgtgaatctagactatttcccaataagaaagattatttctttctatgcttttcccaaagataagaaagtatgtatgaagaacggttaattatgccaagtaaattcctcttattcctgaatttattaaacaaggtttaaagccttgagttcttgttattttctcTTACCAAACCCtacttattttttcaaataaaccaaagtttatggcgttagctaatgtttgcaaccactaactatatgatttaaacgaagaacaaataaaccctaataatccattatgtatATATCAATTACAATCCCCAATcataaaacacccatccttgggttcacaaccttagtaaaggtgtttagctactcatgacaacgAAGAAACAATAAAAGAtagaagattgcataattgaatttgtTATtgaaacttacgaataaaactgaaAGTTAAACGAATGTGATTGTTTGGAAAACCTTGAAAAATACTAAGAACAATATTGTCCCAACACAAGTCTCAAGAATAATAACTTCTCTGAAAAATAAAATCCtatcaggtatttatacaagtcaaactcaAAATAATTAATCCCAATCCAGTTACAGGTCGCCCTGCAAGTTGACGGACCGCCTTTGCACTTTGATGGtaccgtcgacatgttgacggtgCTCTTCGACGATCTGATGACAAATTTCAAGCTGCAGAATTTCAACAGTAAATGTACATCGACGACCGTTGATCATGTTGACGGTGCATATTGACGGtctgacactttttttttttgcagaatgtatatcgacggaccgtcaaacaTGTTGATGGTCTGTCAATCTGCAATCTCTGCATATCGTCAACCTTTCTTAGCTGCAAGACTTCTCCTTGCATATCAACGACCAAGaagacggaccgtcgacatgaaGACGGTCTGTACTTTGTGCAAAACCAGTACTGAACATCAAAAATCCCTCGTTTTCACTTGCCTTGCATTCTAACTTAGAAATACCTGCACaatacacaaaacacatcaaactaacacaaaattactcgaaaacaagtaaaacttagagttaaaaagtaTTAGATGTGccatttcacggcacatcaacccCTTACAACTAGTCTAGCTTTCAATCTTTCAATGCTTCAATCTGATTTGTGTTTTACGTTGTACACCCACTTACAAGGTATAGCCTTTTATCCCTTAGATAATTCCACAACCTCCCAGGTTTGGTTAAGATCAAGTGCTTCAATCTCTTTTGCCATAGCTTGTTGCCAATCTGGGAGTGATGAAGCTTGGGAAAAACTAGTAGGCTCTCCAATGTTAGAAATAGAATTGAAAACTAGTTGATTGTCAAAAGATAGGGATACAAAGGGATAGACAAGGAGTGACAGGAGCAATAAAACAAGAAGAAGTAAGATTAGTGAGATAGACATTGTTGCAAATATAATCAAACACGTAGGAAGGCTCTTTGTGTTCTCTATTGCTTCTTCTAGGAGGAGTAGCAGGTGAGGGTTGATGAGGTATTGATATTTCCTCATTCATTATAGGTGAGGCAGGTGGAGTGATATCAAATGCAATTGGAGAATCAGGAGTTTGAGGTGTAATAATAGGAGGACTGTTGTCTTTCAATTACAACATCAGAAATAGGGTCATTATAGGAAAAACGACTAGGTGAAGAAAACATAGGCACAAAACTAGAAACAGACTTAGATTTGAAAGGATAAGTATCTGTATGAAAAATTACATCCCTTGAAACAAAAATTCTCTTAGTCTTGACATCCAGAAGTTTTTATCCTTTTTGACCATATGGGTAACCTATAAAGACACAAGGAATTGCTTTAGGTGCAAATTTTGATCTGTTTTGAGCTAGAGTGGAAGCAAAGCAAAGACAACCAAAGCATCTTAGGTATTGATAATCAGGAGGTTGTTGAAAAATAATCTCATAAGTGTTTTTCCATTTAAAACTCTAAAGGAATAACTGTTGATTAAGAAAGTGGCAGTCAAAAGACACTCACCCCAATACATGGTAGGTAAATTTGACTGAAATAGCAAGGCCCTTGATGTTTCTAGTAGGTGTCTGTGCTTTCTTTCTACAACCCCATTTTGTTGTGGGGTTGCTACACAAGAAGTTTGGTGTTAAATACCTTGGTTAGCAAGAAATTCATAGGCAATGGTTCCCTTTCCCAACTCTAAGGCATTATCTGATCTTATTTGTTTTACTTTTCTGTTGAATTGCCTCTCTACATGCTAAAAAACTATTTAACATAGTGAAAGCATTTCCTTTAGAACTTAGAAGATAGGTCCAAGTAGCTCTACTAAAATCATCCACAATGGTTAAAAAGTATTTGTACCCATTATAAGTTGCCTAGTTATAGGGACCCCA is drawn from Lycium barbarum isolate Lr01 chromosome 8, ASM1917538v2, whole genome shotgun sequence and contains these coding sequences:
- the LOC132606358 gene encoding acyl carrier protein 1, chloroplastic-like, translated to MASFVSTSVPPSATLMCSSTKTHCHIRQIKNFGSKVSGLRLVPSIQISRGTTKTPEFSHGFKNQISCSIAQPETLEVVQSTIAKQLSIDESTVTPQTKFADLGADSLDTVEIMMALEEKFGVSIGEEGAQNIATVQDAADMIEKVKTAEN